The sequence below is a genomic window from Leptospira ryugenii.
CATCCCTGAATCGGATGGGGGGCATGGTTTGGATGCGACTGCGAGTGTGATCATCCACGAGGAAATGTCCAAATATGATCCAGGTTTTACGCTTTCCTATTTAGCGCATGAAGTCTTATTCGTGAATAATTTTTATTATAGTGCAAATAAGGAACAACACCAGAGGTATTTGGACAAAGTGGTATCGGGTGAATGGATTGGTGGAATGGGTATGACAGAACCTGGAGCTGGGACCGATGTTTTAGGAATGACAACCCATACCGAACGAAAAGGGGACCGTTACATCATCAATGGAACCAAACAATACATAACCAATGGCTCGGTTGGGCAGGTCTTTGTTCTCTATACAAAATTGGATAAAAATGCAAAGAAAATGACCTCCTTTGTGATTGAATCGACATATAAGGGATTTTCTGTCGGGAAAAAGGAAGAGAAAATGGGTATGCGTTCCTCCCCAACCACCCAATTGGTCTTTGAGGACATGGAAGTCCCCCTTGAAAATTTACTTGGTACTGAAAATTCGGCCATCACCCACATGATGAGAAATTTGGAGATTGAACGGGTGACTTTAGCAGCACAATCTTTGGGCATCGCGGCTCGCTGTATCGATATCATGTGTGACCATGCCATGCGGCACCGAGAGGCATTTGGCAAAAAACTCTCTGAGTTTGGTCAGATCCAAAGGTTGATAGCTGACTCCTACGCAGAGTATTCTGCTGCACGAGCTTTGGTGTACCAAGTTGCACAAAGCATCTCACCGGAAACGAGAAATTCTCTAGGGGCAGCATCTGCTAAGTTAGTCGCCACACAAATGGCGGAGCGCGTTTCTCGGAGTGCGGTTCAGGTGTTAGGTGGATATGGCTACTGCCGCGAGTACCCAGTCGAGAGATTGCATAGAGATTCTATACTTCTATCCATTGGTGGTGGAACCAATGAGGCCATGCAAAAGAACATCATTTCTGATTTGAAAAAAGTTTGGGCTTAAGCAAACTCAAGCAGTTTGAAGATCCGTCTCCATTTGGTGTGCTACCTTTACGATCCATGAGCTGAAATAATTTCCTATGGATCGCAAAAGCAAAAGATCATACTCGGGTCTTTCCTTTTCTTTGATGCGAATGAGAGTCCGAATGGCCTCCGTATAGCGACCGCTAAAATCGAGCAAAGAGGTACCAGGAGGAAAAAAGTTTGCTACCACAACATATTGGTTTTCATCAAATCCATATTCATTCATCCAACCTTTGAGCAAGGATTCGCAGCTGTATTTGGATGCTAAGGCATGTTGAGCAACTAACAGATAGAACATGGACTCCAGAGCAAGCCAAGTAATTTCTGGGAAGGCAGTGGCAATCGCGGCAATGATTTGTTCACCGTTTTCGATTGTCTTTTTTAAATGGTTTACTTTCGTAAAATAGGCACCTAATTTGTTAAATGCTTTGATGTGTTGGATGATGGAATCCACCTCTTTTTTTTCGAGGCTTGTTTCTTTTTGCAAAAGAGAGGTAATGTCCTCTTTTGTTTTTTCTTGGCAGAGAAATTCTATGAACTGAAATACAATATCTATCGAAAACTGGGTATCTGATCCCTGCGAGTAGGCAACCTCTTTCTGGTAGGCGTCAAAACTACGGAAAATGAGGTATTCCATCTTTTCATTTTCTAATTGTGATACTGGCTTTAGGAGCTCCTTCATTGCCAAAATGAACTCAAATCGGCCTGCTTCTAGGTAACGGGCTTTTTGGTTTTTAAAGGTTCGGATCGTAATCTCTGGGTTCAAATGTAAGGCACCCATCCGGTATTCTGGTTGGCGCGCAAGAGATCTCCAAAGGAGTAAGGCGGGATCAACTTTCTTCCAGGATTCTTTAACCATATATTGTTTCCCTAACTAGCAATTTGCTCTTTTTTTAAACACAAGGAACGTCGGAGATACCAAAAAAAACGTTCCCTGTTCTTTTCTGATACTGGTTGCATAAGTCGTGCCAGTCTATCAGTCAATGGAAGAAATCTGGGATGCGATCGTTGTCGGCGGTGGTTTAGGAGGCCTTGCCTTTGCGAGCCGTTATGCCAAAGAAGGAAACCGAGTCCTTGTGCTGGAAAAAGGCATCCACCCAGGTGGCTGCGCATCTAGTTTTGACCGAGCTGGGTTTCGCTTTGAATCGGGTGCCACCACCGTGGTTGGTTGGGAGGAGGGGCTACCTCTCGCACAATTAGAAAGGGATCTGGGCATCCAATTCCCTAGAATCCCTCTCTCTCCTTCTATGGTGGTACTCTGGAAGGACAAAGAACTCATACGTTATCCTGAGCGAGAAAAGTGGCAGAAAGAAATTGCACGTGTCTTTGGCAAATCCAAGCGTATGGAATGGTTTTGGAGGTTTTTATTTTTTCTATCAGATGGGCTTTGGTCGATTTCTGGACGCTATTTACATTTTCCAATTGCGAATGGAAAAGATATTTTTAGACTTTTGCGAACACTTCGTCCGAAAGATATACTTATTTTTTGCGCTTCATTTTTGCCATTCCGTTGGGTTCTCAAAATCTTTGGATTGGAAGGGAAGGAGGAGTGGATATCTTTTTTGGATGAACAGTTGATGATCACAAACCAATGCAAATCAAAAGAGGCCCCTCTTTTAACGGCAGCAGCTGGTCTTTGTTATCCGAATTTAATCAACACGTACATACCAGGCGGGATTTTACGTCTCTCCGAAACCTTGGTAGAGTATTTAGAAAAAAACCGAGGAGAATGCCATCTCAAGGAAGAAGTAATCCGAATCAGGAAGGATGGTTCAGAGAGCGGACAGGATCTATTCCAAGTTGTAACGAAGAAATCAACCTACTATAGCAAGGTTGTTGTCTGCAATATTCCGATTTGGAATGTGGAACCTTTACTCTCAGAAGAGATTCCTGCGCGCTTGCACGCAATCCGAAGGTTTGAAGAAGGGATCTATAGTGCCTTTACCATGGGAGTCGTCTTGAGAACTAGCAGTTTGGTGCCCAAATCCTACCACTACCAGATCCATCTCTCCGCTCCTCTGCCTGAGGGAGGAGGGGATTCTATTTTTGTTTCTCTTTCTCATCCAGAAGATAAGCTGCGGTCACGAGATGGAGTGCTTGTGCTCTCGATATCCACTCACGTTTCCGATCCAGAGACTTGGAGAGAAAGGGGAAAAGACTACCAAAACCACAAACAAATCTGGGTAGATACCATCTTATCTCAGTTAGCTGAAAGTCTTCCCTGGTTCCGAAAGGAGGAGATCATCGCTTTACACTCTGCAAGTCCTCTTAGCTGGCAAACCTGGACGGGGAGGAAATTGGGCCGCGTGGGAGGGATTCCCTTTTCTTATTTTTCCAATCCCTTTCGTTTTCTATCCCCGAATGTTCTTTCTGTGAAAGGACTCTATCTATGTGGGGATACGGTTTACCCAGGGCAAGGAATCCCCGCTGTGGTTCTGGGCGGGAGCCATTTGGCCCAGAGACTGCAAAAGAAAGAGATTTGATTTTGTCCCCCCTTGGGCAAACCTATGCCCAAGAGTATGCCTTCTATTCCCAAAATCACCATCAAAGTTCCGGGTACTTCGGCAAACCTCGGACCGGGCTTCGATCTTATGGGCATGGCTCTCAAGATCTACAATCAATTCGAGTTTCAATTCCCTTCCCAAGCCAACTTCCAGAGTACAAACCATAAGGGAGAGTCCCTTCCGTTTGCGCCGGAAGATGATTTAGTGCAAGTCGCCTACCAGAGCTATTTCCGTGCCTTTTTGCCCGAAGTAGAGATTCCTAAATACGTCTGTAAGATGTGGATCGGCCTTCCTTTGAAAGGTGGGCTCGGTTCTTCTGCCTCAGCTATTGTGGCAGGATTGAGTTTGGCAAGAAGGGTGCATACGCTTGCATTTTCGAACGAAAGGCAAATCACAGACTCAGAGTTTTTACAATTTTTAGCAGAGTGGGAAGGACACCCTGACAATACTTTGCCCGCTTATTTAGGTGGATTTGTCTTTGCGACCTCCTGCCAAGGGGAACCTCTCCGTTACTTTCGGAAAAAATTTCCAGCATCCATCGCATTATTTTTGTTAACACCTGAGTATACAGTTTCGACAGAAGAATCTCGAAAAACTCTACCTGGCCTATACCCAACAAAAGATGTCATTTTTAATTTATCCCGTTTAGGTTCTTGGCTCTACTTTTTGGAAAAGCGAAGGTTTAGCGATTTAAAGAACGCATTGCAAGATAAATTACACACGCCTTATAGAATTACAGAGTCAAGTCCTCTCTTTCAAATTACGGAAAAGCTAGACCCTCATAAATTTGGGCATTGTCTTTCTGGCTCAGGGCCAAGTTTGTTGATCTTTACTGAAAGAAAAAATGCAGATAAATATAAATCAATTTTGGAGAATTTGATTGCGGAAGAGTTTAAGAAACAGAACATTCCCTATCAATTCAAACGCATACAGACAGATCATCTGGGAACCATAATCAAACAATCATAATTCCATTTAATCTTCTTGGTCTTCGCTATCTTCTTCTTTTCCAAAAGCGTACGTATCGTCCTTGAATCGAACCTTTCTATTGATGCCCGGTTGGATCTTTCCAATGGTAAATGTAAACTTCATTCTTTCTTTTCCGAGCTTATTGAAATAGAAAGAAGAACTCAATGCGATCTCAATAAAATTAACCATTCTATCTTTAATGATTTTATCTGAGATCCTAAATTCTGCAGGATGGCCAATAATTTCATAGGAATCAAAAGATTCTTTGTTCTCCATCTTGCCATATGTATCCATCCTTGGTGGTTTATAAAAGGAAGGTCCATTTCGTAGTACAGTGATGGTATAATCTTCTGAATCTCTACTTTTTTTGAATTGGAAGATTAAATGGTCTTCCGAGATTGCTTGGCAACGAGTTGCTAAATGTCCTGTTTTACATCCAACAGTAAAACTCCCAAATCGGCTGACTTCATCGATTGTGATGTCATAATGGTCACCAACTTGTACAGGGATGAAACGATCAGAATCCTTTCTTGAAAGAATGGGGTAAATAAACTGGTGGTATACGACCCCCATTAGTCCCAAAACAGAAAGTAGTAATACGCCACTAAGAAGAATTAGGAATCCATCTTGGATGGCTATTGCTAAAGATACCAGTGGATTACCGCTTAATATCGATCTTGTGGTCTTTCTGTTTTGGCAGTGCTCCGCCTGTGACCATGGAAAGCAGATCTTTCACTTCTTCCGCAGAAATGATTTGGTCTAACCTTTGTTCCAAAGTAGTAGGTGAGGGTTTCATAACCAAATCCTCTGGTTTTGGCCCCTTTTCCTCGTGGGCATTGGTTTCTTTTTTTGTGAGCTTCCCTTTTCCTATCTCTAGTTTAGGGTTCTGCTCACCCTTTCCATCGCTTGGCGTTAGGCCTGAGCTATTCGATGGCATGATGGCTGGTACGGCGCCTGGGCCCATACCTGGAATGGGTGAAAGATTCATAAATCCAAACCTCCGTTTTTGGGATCCGAGAGAACTCCCTTTCTCTCCAATTTCAACATCGGTCGCCAGGCATAATTCCTGAGTAAAAATCTAAAAAAAAATGCCAATTTTTTCCGTTTGATTTGCCTCTTTGGCGAGGAAATGCTGGTTTTGATGGAAAATTCGAACCAAAAATGGATAGAGCAACCTCTATCAAAGATCGTGACTGGACTTGCGGTATTGTTTGCCCTTGTCGCAGCTATCTCCCTCCCTTCCTTTGTAGAGAACTTCTTTCTCGCAGATGCCGTTATGATCGGTGGAAAACGTTATGATATTAACGATGTTAAGAAGACTTCACCTGTCGCATTTTCAAAGTTTCAGACTGAGTACCAGTCCTTAGTTAAGAATACTCTCAGTGAGTTTGCCCAAGACAAACTTTTTGAACTTGTTGCCAAAGAAAAAAACATTAAACCTTCGGAGGTTTTATCTCAGGGATTTGTGGCGACTGAACCGAGCAATGAAGAAATCCAGGCAGTATATACTCAATACAAACCACAGTTTGGTGGTAAATCTTTGGCAGAAGTTCGAGACCAAATCATTAAGGTTTTAAAGAACCAACAAGAACAACAACACAACCAAGGTGTATACAAAGAAATCGTTACAAAATACCCAGTTGAGTTCAAACTCCGCGAAATTGAACAAGTAAGAGTCTCGGTAGAAACAAAAGGAAATCCTTCGACTGGTAAAGAAGGTGCTAAGATTACTATCATTGAGTTCTCAGACTTTGAATGCCCATTCTGCAAAAGAAGTCAGGACGTAAATCGTCGACTTAGAGAAAAATACAAAGATGACATCCAGTGGGTTTTCCGTGACTTTCCACTTCCATTTCATGAGAATGCAATGTATGCGCATATGGCTGCCAACTGTTCTATCCCTCAGAATAAATACTGGGATGTGTTCCAAGTTCTCTTTGAAAATTCGGGAAATTTATCTCCAGGTAACGTAGATTATTTGGTCACGAAAGCAGGTCTCAATGCAGAGAAATACCAAGCTTGTATGAAAGACAAAAAGAAACTCCAAGCAGAAATAGATTCAGATATTGAAGACGGCCAAAAAGTTGGGGTGAATGGAACTCCTGCCTTTTTTATAAATGGAATCTTTGTGTCAGGGGCCCTTCCATTTGAAAACTTTGACGAAATCATCCAAAAAGAATTAAACAAATAGAATCGGAGAACATAAAGACATGGGAAATACAGTAAAAGTTGCAGTGACAGGAGCAGCAGGCCAGATCGGCTATGCTTTGTTATTTAGAATTGCTTCGGGACAAATGTTTGGACCAGACACTGCAGTTGAGCTTCAGTTATTAGAGTTAGAGCAGGCACTTCCTGCGGCCAAAGGTGTGATTATGGAGTTGGATGACTGTGCGTTTCCTCTCCTTCACAAAGTCAGTGTAACTTCGAGTGTTGACGAAGCATTCAAGAATGTGAATTGGGCTCTCTTGGTTGGATCGGTTCCAAGAAAAGCTGGAATGGAACGAGGCGACCTTTTGAAAATCAACGGTGGTATCTTTACCATCCAAGGAAAGGCAATTGAGAAAAATGCGGCAAGCGACGTGAGAGTACTTGTTGTCGGCAACCCATGCAATACAAACGCCCTCATTGCCATGAACAATGCAAAAGGGGTTCCTAGTGATCGTTGGTTTGCGATGACTGGACTCGATGAAAATAGAGCCAAGACACAACTTGCGCAGAAAGCAGGTGTTTTAGTAAAAGAGGTAACAAACGTTGCCATTTGGGGGAACCACTCAGCGACCCAGTATCCAGATTTTTACAATGCGAAGATCCAAGGTAAGCCTGCAACATCGCTTATTTCGGACGAAGCGTGGTTGAAAACAGACTTTATCTCCACTGTCCAAAAACGTGGAGCCGCTATCATTGCAGCACGTGGCGCTTCTTCAGCGGCATCTGCAGCAAATGCAGTTGTGGATACTGTTCGGAATATAGTTACTCCTACAAAACCAGGAGATTGGTTTAGTGCAGCTTGTACTTCAAATGGAGAATATGGGGTTGAGAAGGGTCTTATCTTTGGTTATCCACTCAAATCAGATGGCAAGAAAGTCGAGATCGTGACAGGTCTTGAGATCAATGCATTTGGGAAGGAAAAGTTTGACATCACCCACAAAGAACTGATCGAAGAGAGAAACGAAGTCAAAGATATGCTTGGATAGGCATAAGAGTCTCAAGTATATTTGCCTCCTTTCTATAGAGAGAGGAGGCTCTCCCTTTCTAGCCAATTTTCATATCGCATCCAAAACTCTTCTGGTTCTTCCCAAAAGGGATAATGTGCACTCTTCTCAAATACAAATTTCTTAAGCCTTGGATTCTGAATACAAACTGGATCCCAAGTAAAATGGGGAGCCACTTGAAAATCATACCTTCCCAAGAACAAAGCGGCAGGGATCTGGAGTTCCGATAACAGAGCTTTGCTGTCGATGTTGGCAAATTCTTTACCAAATAAATGGTCGAAGGCCAATCGGTTGGTTTTGATGCCTGACCAAAAATGAGATGAGTCTGTCTTCCAATCAAAAAATGCAAGTGCCTCTTCTTTCCGACAGTAATGGATAAAAAAATGCTCCGGACTCTCTTTGCAATCTGCTTCAAATCTGAGTTGGTTGGCTAGGTTTCTTTCCTTACGTTCCTTCGTTGCCAATTGCTCAAAATAAGGTTCTCGAGCGAAAAGCGGAGCACCGTGGTTCGGACCAGTGCCCACGAGTGAAAGGCTCGAAAAACGCTTTGGCTGCGCGTGTGCCAGTAACAATGCCATATACCCATGTCCTGAATGTCCGAACAAATGGATAGGAACTTCATTCGGGATGCTGTGCGCTATGTATTCTGTAAAGTCAGAGATTACCCATGAAAGTTCATAGTCCTCTACGCTATCCTTTGTTCTTTGTAGGTGTGCAAAACCGCGGTGGTCCATCACGATCACTTGGTATTTTTCCAGAATCTTTGCCTCTGAAAGAAGCCTTGGGTAAAAAAGGTGTGAACCAGGCAAAAAGAGTGCTGAGTCTCGTTTGGGGCTTGCACTTATGCCAAAGGAAAAACCATCACGTTTCCAATATTCAATTTTCCATTCCATATAGTTGCAATATACAACTATATGGTTGTGGATTGCAACTATAATTCTTGCCAAGATGAGAAAAGATTTTTTACTGAGAGATATGGAAGCAAAGCAGTCATCTTTTGGCCTTCATCTGAGCGATACACTTTTACTGATGAGAAAGTACCTTTCTCTGCAATTTCAAAATTCTAATTCTGAACTTAGGTTTGAAGACTGGATGGCTTTGCTCCCCGTTTGGGAACGACCTGGGATCTCTCAGAAAGAACTCTCGGAAGCTTTGGTTCGGGACAAAACAACTATCTCTCGTCTAGTAGATGTATGGGTTAACAAAGCCTGGGTCGAAAGAAAGGCCGATCCCAATGATAAACGTCTCTACCGACTTTATCTTAGCACCAAGGGCGAGAAGGTTTGGAAAAAAGGGCTACCTTTGGTTGAAGATGCAGACCGTGTGTTTAGGAGTGGTCTGACCTCTCAGGAAGAGAAAACGTTTTATCAACTACTATTCCAATTGCGATCTTCTGTTCTCTTGGAAATGGAAAATTCAAATCATTGATTTTCCGATGATAAACCTATCTTTGCTAGAGCTATCTTTGATGATCTCGATATCGCCCAATGAGAAAGTAGAGGCTAAGTCTGCAAGTTTGTGAATGAACTTTGGATGTGTCTCGATCGCAAAGACTCCTGTGGGAATTAAGTGATCAGCAAACGATTGAAATATCTGTTTATGAAATTCGAAAATATTTTCTATGAATAGAGCCTGGTGCGGCTCATAAGCTACAACATCTTTCATGATGTCCTCTTTTTCTTCAAGAGGTATGTAGGGTGGGTTAGAAAGTATGAGATCAAACTTTACTTCTGAAGACAGTTTGTTCGCAAGATCTGAAAGGATAAAGTTGCACCTATCATTAACTTGCAAATTTTCCGCATTTTTTTTTGCGACATTCAAACTTTCCTCAGAAATATCTGTAAGGGTAACAAAGAAATGAGGAAATAGTTTTGCAAGGCTAAGTCCAATGCAACCACTCCCTGTCCCTAAATCCCAAAGTTGAAGAGGTTTATCCTCCTTTTCATATCGCAATCGAATGAGTTCTACCAGTTCCTCTGTTTCGGGTCTTGGAATGAGAACCGATTCGTTTACAAAAAAGTCAAATTGATGGAATCCTTTTTTTCCAATGATGTAAGCAACAGGTTTGGATTTGCTCCGGTCCACAATCCTCTCTCTATACTCTTCAATTTCTTTCGAGGATAGAGGCATTTCAAATTTTGCATACAGTTGAATTCTTGTTAATCGAAGCAAATCAGCAAGTATCCATTCAGCATCGGTTCTTGCCGAAGGTATCCCTTTTTTTTTCAGGAAATCTGTAGACTTGTTGAGGAAATGAAGGATGTTATTGGGATCGGTCATGGAAATGATGCAAACCTTGCCCCCGACAGGATTCGAACCTGTGTCCCCAGTTTAGGAAACTAGTGCTCTATCCACCTGAGCTACGGGAGCTTTATGATGGTTTACGTTTCTGATTCACAATCCTTTGGAAGTCGTTGATATTGTGAATAACAATTTTATCTGGATACAAATCTAATTTGCCTGTTTTTACATATTGCATGATGACTTTTTGCACCTCACCAACTGGTTGTGCACACCAGTTGGCAATATCATCTACAGTGGCATTCAGAATGATTTCATTGTAGGTATCATTGTTGTACTGTTTTTCATAGAGCATGACAAAGACATCGCAGACTTTACCCACCATATCATCCATTAGCAGTATCATAAGGCGGCGCTTTTGGTCGTAAATTCTGGATGAAAAGATATGAAGTAGTTTCATCGCCAAAGCTGGGTTTTTGGTCATGAGCATTTCAAAATTCGCTCTGTTGAAGTTTAGAGCCTTTACTTCTGTGACCGCAATGGCTGTAGCTGACCTAGGCTGCTCTTCGAGAATCGCCATCTCTCCGAGGATATCTCCCGCTTCGAGGATATCGAGTGTCTTGATGGAAGTGCCAATCGTTTTTGTGATCTTTACCTTTCCTTCTTTGATAAGATAAAAATCATTTCCTGGTTCATACTCACAGAAAAGCACTTCATTGGGCTCAAACACCTTCCCAAATTTCCCAAACATTGCTTCTAACATTTGGTCATTCATCACTTACCTCCCTTTTAGTTTTTTCTTGGCATCTTCTGAGATGCTATCATCGAGAGGAGGGATGTTGACAACTTTCTGGAAAAACTGGTTTGCTTTGTCGCGGTCACCATTGGCCTCGGTGGCTAGAGCCAAATGGTAGAGGTTTTCTTTGAGCAACATACCTTTGGGGTATTTTTTGATATAACTAGAAAAGATGCCTATGCTGGCTGCAAAATCCTTACTTTTATAGAGGACTTTTCCGTAATGGAAGAGTGAGTTTTCCACCAATTGCTCTTCTTCCTGTGTGACTGTGTCTGTGCGATCAGAGAGATCCTTATAGATATTTGCGGCATCCTCATACTTCAAGGCATTGAACAAAGTTGAGGCTTTATCAAAGAGAGCTTGGATGGAATTGGGATCGATAGAGGATGGGGTATTGTCCTTTGTGACGGCAGCAGTGCGGAGCATTTCCTGTAACTTTCCTGTTTGTGAGCCAGGTTCTGGTTTGTAGACTAGATCAGGAACACTCAATGGGAAAGGCGTTTTTTTGGAAGCGAAGTCTTGCAATTGTTTGGCACGGTCTACGTACGTTCCGTCCGGATAGTGAGAAAGGTACTGATTGAAAGCATATACAGCATGTTCGTAATTCCCATTTTTATAAAAAACCTCTGCGACGTTCATCAGCTCGAAAGCGGGATTTTTGGCCTCCCCTTGGCCTAGAATTTCCCTGACTTGCCTATGGACCTGTCGCAATTGGCTAGAGAATACCTTTAGCATCTTGATGATTAAGTGTGTTTTATCACTAACGAATTTTTCAAATTCTGGGACTTTGAAGACGAGAACTGTTGCAGCGCCGATGACTTGTGCCGTCTCCTCTCTAGGGTAGCGACCGATGGCACTCTTTACGCCAAAAAATTCACCGATCTTAACATCTTCTTTGAGCTCCACGCCGTTGATATTTGTATAGGTAAGTACTACTCTTCCTTTTTGAAGAACAAAGATATCCTCTGCCTTGTCTTTCTCAAAATAGACAATTGAACCGCCTTTATAATTTCGAACAATTGGACCAGACAAGGATTTCCTCTTTAGCGTTTCATTTTTCGGAAACAGGCAAAAAAGCCAATTCCTTTTTGTATCCAAGGCTTGCGGAAACTTGATTTAATAAGGAGACTGGCGATCCCGCTACAATTTTATCCTGATCCTTCCAGATAATTCTCTCAAAGTTGGTCCTCATCTCTGTAAATATTTTTTCGTAGAGTGGGGAGCCCCAGGAAGGGTTTCCGTCTATGACCATTAAATCTATGGAAGAAGTAGTGAGTTTTGATAGAAAGTTTTCTTCCGCCTCCGCTGTAGAGGAAATTAGGATAAAATCGGCTGTTTTTCCAGGGCTAAGTTGGCCAACTTTTGGATCGCGGATTGCATTTGCTGCATTTTGCGTTATCCATTGTAAAATCGTCTCATCACTGAGTTCTGCATCGTATAGTTTTTCAAATATTTCTTTTGCAAAGCGTATCTCTTCCAATAAATGCAATGAGCCCGAAGGGGAGAAGTCTGTGCCAAGACAAACATTTACACCTGAGTCCAAAAATAGCTTTATATTTGTAGTTTTTCCAAAGATGTGAATGTTAGATGATGGGCACCAAACGACTGTTGCTTTGTTTTTTGCGATGATGTCTACTTCTCTCTGGCCAAATGGGAGGCAATGAACGAGAACAGAGTTCGGACCTAGCGCATTCATTTTTTCAAGTCTTCGTAAAGAGACGATGGATTCCTCGTCAATGCCTTCCCCTAAATGGGTAATGAATGGACGATTGTTTTCCTCGGCCAATTTATATTCTAAGGCGGCACCTTCTCCCCAATTTAAGCTATAGTTACCAATTGAATGGGCAAGGTAGTAATTGTTGACCAGTTTCGTTGGAAGAGTTTCAGAAAATGGTTTCGAAATATGCGTAGGGATATGGTCAAATACCATACTCACACCGGAAAATAAATTTTTATAGGCACCTAGGTAGTACAATAACTCTGCATCGATTTGTTGTCGCTCTGCAAATACCGCAGATGACTTATATAAATTATCAAAAGACAACCAGGATATATGTTTGTTTTCTCCACCTACTTTTGGCAAATAAGAGGCGAGAAGGTGGTCATGCATATTGATAAAACTTGGTAAGACTAATGATTGATTTCCATCGTAGCTAGGAAGAGATGCGTTCCAGTCTCCACTCTCTCCCATGGCCGTGATGAGGCTACCTTCGACTTGTAGAGAACCTAAAACAAACTCTTTCTTGTTCCAAATTTTGACATTTTTTAAAATAAAGCCGGACATTATGAACTCCCGATCTGAAAGAATTGGATAGGATTGACTGCTGATTTGTTTTGGTTTACTTGGAAGTAAAGCCCTTTGTTTTTTGATATG
It includes:
- a CDS encoding DsbA family protein encodes the protein MENSNQKWIEQPLSKIVTGLAVLFALVAAISLPSFVENFFLADAVMIGGKRYDINDVKKTSPVAFSKFQTEYQSLVKNTLSEFAQDKLFELVAKEKNIKPSEVLSQGFVATEPSNEEIQAVYTQYKPQFGGKSLAEVRDQIIKVLKNQQEQQHNQGVYKEIVTKYPVEFKLREIEQVRVSVETKGNPSTGKEGAKITIIEFSDFECPFCKRSQDVNRRLREKYKDDIQWVFRDFPLPFHENAMYAHMAANCSIPQNKYWDVFQVLFENSGNLSPGNVDYLVTKAGLNAEKYQACMKDKKKLQAEIDSDIEDGQKVGVNGTPAFFINGIFVSGALPFENFDEIIQKELNK
- the thrB gene encoding homoserine kinase, with product MPSIPKITIKVPGTSANLGPGFDLMGMALKIYNQFEFQFPSQANFQSTNHKGESLPFAPEDDLVQVAYQSYFRAFLPEVEIPKYVCKMWIGLPLKGGLGSSASAIVAGLSLARRVHTLAFSNERQITDSEFLQFLAEWEGHPDNTLPAYLGGFVFATSCQGEPLRYFRKKFPASIALFLLTPEYTVSTEESRKTLPGLYPTKDVIFNLSRLGSWLYFLEKRRFSDLKNALQDKLHTPYRITESSPLFQITEKLDPHKFGHCLSGSGPSLLIFTERKNADKYKSILENLIAEEFKKQNIPYQFKRIQTDHLGTIIKQS
- a CDS encoding phytoene desaturase family protein codes for the protein MPVYQSMEEIWDAIVVGGGLGGLAFASRYAKEGNRVLVLEKGIHPGGCASSFDRAGFRFESGATTVVGWEEGLPLAQLERDLGIQFPRIPLSPSMVVLWKDKELIRYPEREKWQKEIARVFGKSKRMEWFWRFLFFLSDGLWSISGRYLHFPIANGKDIFRLLRTLRPKDILIFCASFLPFRWVLKIFGLEGKEEWISFLDEQLMITNQCKSKEAPLLTAAAGLCYPNLINTYIPGGILRLSETLVEYLEKNRGECHLKEEVIRIRKDGSESGQDLFQVVTKKSTYYSKVVVCNIPIWNVEPLLSEEIPARLHAIRRFEEGIYSAFTMGVVLRTSSLVPKSYHYQIHLSAPLPEGGGDSIFVSLSHPEDKLRSRDGVLVLSISTHVSDPETWRERGKDYQNHKQIWVDTILSQLAESLPWFRKEEIIALHSASPLSWQTWTGRKLGRVGGIPFSYFSNPFRFLSPNVLSVKGLYLCGDTVYPGQGIPAVVLGGSHLAQRLQKKEI
- a CDS encoding alpha/beta fold hydrolase, giving the protein MARIIVAIHNHIVVYCNYMEWKIEYWKRDGFSFGISASPKRDSALFLPGSHLFYPRLLSEAKILEKYQVIVMDHRGFAHLQRTKDSVEDYELSWVISDFTEYIAHSIPNEVPIHLFGHSGHGYMALLLAHAQPKRFSSLSLVGTGPNHGAPLFAREPYFEQLATKERKERNLANQLRFEADCKESPEHFFIHYCRKEEALAFFDWKTDSSHFWSGIKTNRLAFDHLFGKEFANIDSKALLSELQIPAALFLGRYDFQVAPHFTWDPVCIQNPRLKKFVFEKSAHYPFWEEPEEFWMRYENWLERESLLSL
- a CDS encoding malate dehydrogenase; translated protein: MGNTVKVAVTGAAGQIGYALLFRIASGQMFGPDTAVELQLLELEQALPAAKGVIMELDDCAFPLLHKVSVTSSVDEAFKNVNWALLVGSVPRKAGMERGDLLKINGGIFTIQGKAIEKNAASDVRVLVVGNPCNTNALIAMNNAKGVPSDRWFAMTGLDENRAKTQLAQKAGVLVKEVTNVAIWGNHSATQYPDFYNAKIQGKPATSLISDEAWLKTDFISTVQKRGAAIIAARGASSAASAANAVVDTVRNIVTPTKPGDWFSAACTSNGEYGVEKGLIFGYPLKSDGKKVEIVTGLEINAFGKEKFDITHKELIEERNEVKDMLG
- a CDS encoding LIC_13029 family protein, giving the protein MVKESWKKVDPALLLWRSLARQPEYRMGALHLNPEITIRTFKNQKARYLEAGRFEFILAMKELLKPVSQLENEKMEYLIFRSFDAYQKEVAYSQGSDTQFSIDIVFQFIEFLCQEKTKEDITSLLQKETSLEKKEVDSIIQHIKAFNKLGAYFTKVNHLKKTIENGEQIIAAIATAFPEITWLALESMFYLLVAQHALASKYSCESLLKGWMNEYGFDENQYVVVANFFPPGTSLLDFSGRYTEAIRTLIRIKEKERPEYDLLLLRSIGNYFSSWIVKVAHQMETDLQTA
- a CDS encoding acyl-CoA dehydrogenase family protein, which produces MTTISENRMTDLFQPTDAHVSLRESVANFAAKELDEQAKEYDETEGFNLSLFKRLGSELGLFGITIPESDGGHGLDATASVIIHEEMSKYDPGFTLSYLAHEVLFVNNFYYSANKEQHQRYLDKVVSGEWIGGMGMTEPGAGTDVLGMTTHTERKGDRYIINGTKQYITNGSVGQVFVLYTKLDKNAKKMTSFVIESTYKGFSVGKKEEKMGMRSSPTTQLVFEDMEVPLENLLGTENSAITHMMRNLEIERVTLAAQSLGIAARCIDIMCDHAMRHREAFGKKLSEFGQIQRLIADSYAEYSAARALVYQVAQSISPETRNSLGAASAKLVATQMAERVSRSAVQVLGGYGYCREYPVERLHRDSILLSIGGGTNEAMQKNIISDLKKVWA